From a single Fulvivirga ulvae genomic region:
- a CDS encoding carboxymuconolactone decarboxylase family protein: MKERMDLDKAEPRIYKAMNEAEKQLSAFGLDTKLVHLVKLRVSQINGCGYCVNLHAMDTRKKGETEQRLFAVSAWWETPFFSEAERAALKLAEEVTQISDGGVSDETFQTALGHFGETGVAQLIFAATVTNSWNRLAISMHMVAE, from the coding sequence ATGAAAGAGAGAATGGATCTTGACAAAGCTGAACCCCGCATTTACAAAGCTATGAACGAAGCCGAAAAGCAGCTTTCAGCCTTCGGTTTGGACACGAAACTGGTCCACCTGGTCAAGCTAAGGGTTTCCCAGATCAATGGCTGCGGTTATTGTGTTAACCTCCATGCAATGGATACCAGAAAGAAAGGGGAAACAGAGCAGCGATTATTTGCAGTAAGCGCTTGGTGGGAAACGCCTTTCTTTAGCGAGGCAGAGCGGGCGGCACTTAAACTGGCTGAGGAGGTTACACAAATATCAGATGGGGGAGTATCTGATGAAACTTTCCAGACAGCACTAGGCCATTTTGGTGAAACGGGTGTGGCACAACTGATATTCGCAGCAACGGTGACGAACAGTTGGAACAGACTCGCCATCTCCATGCATATGGTGGCTGAATAA